Proteins encoded in a region of the Esox lucius isolate fEsoLuc1 chromosome 9, fEsoLuc1.pri, whole genome shotgun sequence genome:
- the LOC105026831 gene encoding zinc finger protein 239-like, translating into MASVTLEDCNETQGLIVIKVEEEEEEIGDLVHADSPEVDNTGEQQRKDYKEKGPHHCHHCGEKFLLLSMLNRHMNIHTREKLYSCSDCAKCFTEPGKLKRHQLIHNGIKPYSCSDCGKCFITATDLTIHQRVHTGEKPHHCSDCARSFSQLSSLKRHQRIHTGEKPYSCGDCGMSFTASTILINHQRVHTGDKPHHCSDCGKSFSQLGSLRSHQRIHTGVKPYSCGDCGKSFSHLSSLKNHQRIHTGVKPYTCPECGKSFTTSGNLTVHQRVHTEEKAFICYDCGTCFITSSDLTIHRRVHRRESL; encoded by the exons ATGGCATCTGTGACATTGGAAGACTGCAATGAAACACAGGGACTTATTGTCATTAAAgttgaagaggaggaggaggaaattGGAGATTTAGTTCATG CAGATAGTCCTGAAGTGGACAATACTGGAGAGCAACAGCGCAAAGACTACAAAGAAAAGGGACCTCACCACTGCCATCACTGTGGAGAAAAATTCTTACTTTTATCAATGCTCAACAGACACATGAACATACATACCAGAGAAAAGCTttactcttgttctgactgtgCCAAGTGTTTCACTGAACCTGGCAAACTCAAAAGACATCAGCTAATACACAACGGAATTAAACcctactcctgttctgactgtgggaagtgttttattaCGGCCACTGATCTTACAATTCATCAGAGagtacacacaggagagaagcctcaTCATTGTTCGGACTGTGCAAGGAGTTTCTCTCAACTTAGTTCCCTCAAAAGGCACCAACGaatacatacaggagagaaaccatactCCTGTGGTGACTGTGGGATGAGCTTTACAGCATCAACTATACTTATTAatcatcagagagtgcacacaggggATAAGCCTCATCACtgctctgactgtggaaagagtttctCTCAGTTAGGTTCACTCAGAAGTCATCAGCGAATACATACCGGTGTGAAACCTTACTCCTGTGGtgactgtggaaagagttttTCTCATCTTAGTTCCTTAAAAAATCACCAGCGAATACATACTGGTGTGAAACCTTACACCTGCCCTGAATGTGGGAAGAGCTTTACAACATCAGGTAACCTAACAGtccatcagagagtgcacacggAAGAGAAAGCCTTCATCTGTTATGATTGTGGAACAtgtttcattacatcatctGATCTTACTATTCATCGGAGGGTGCACAGGAGAGAATCCTTATAA